TCATGAGGGCCCTAAATCGAAACTGACCTGAATGAAACCACGGTCAAGAAATGGAACGAACAGAGTTTTCGGATGAAAACTTCAAGCTGTGGAAACACAAGTAAAGATaaaccactttaaaaaaaaatgttagtgtcttaactagggctgtcaaaattatcgcgttaacgagcggtaattaatttttttaattaatcacgttaaaatatttgacgcaattaacgcacatgccccgctcaaacattaaaatgacagcacagtgaaatgtgaacttgttgtgtttttcagagttttgtcgccctctgctggcgcttgggtgatactgattttataggcttcagcacccatgagcattgtgtaagtaattattggcatcgacaatggcgggctactagtttattttttgactgaaaattttacaaatttaattaaaacgaaaacatcaagaggggttttaatataaaatttctataacttgtactaacatttatcttttaagaactacaagtctttctatccatggatcgttttaacagaatgttaataatggtcatgccatattgtttattttagtgctgcaacgattaatcgattaactcgagtatccgattagaaaaaaatattcaaattaaattttgttgcctcgagtattcgttttaattaaagtgtcgttgtaatggtttattttgaaagtgtttggattTGGTTTTAtatattagggtggatacactgccctctggtctgcctcttttcacatggctgaatccaactgctccctgttaagaccaacgtaagctaagtttttgtttgagccaatgttttttaatgtattcataatttagtttataggtataattagccatttttgtgggagtatgtgtctgagccatttgcttagagcattgtaaaaaaaaaaaaaaaaaaaacgttagcattttatagcatttaagctagtggactttttctatgtaagttggccaattgttctttttgttttacatagattctaatttttaaaaaatgtatactgtttgaggctcagctcaggtattttaatttttcatgttccttatccgattactcgattattcgaactaactagtccatcgattaatcgactactaaaatattcgatagctgcagccctagtttatttgttataataaacaaatacattacttgtgtaccgtatgtttaatgtatatatccagcTTGTGtcccatctttccattccaacaataatttacagaaaaatatggcatattttatagatggtttgaagtgcgattaattgcgattaattacgattaaataattttttagttgtaattaactcgattaaaaattttaatcgtttgacacccctagtcttaacccttagatgcataagtgggttaAAAATGACCCGGTGAAGTGGTTTTCTTGAAATTAGAATTAATAATTGTGATCAATTCATATTTCAGGTAttcctcaaataaaatgttcttGATCTAATGACATTCgaatttttgatgaactttttatacatttgaagaaattgtcatttttgtattactacctcAAGCTTCCACAAATGGgtaaaaaatgacccacatgcattttctatggaatccaatgggaatctttcattcttatcaactttggctgtcaggaataaatttaccttggaccacacagactaggtatgtaaaaagtgacatccttTAAGAAGATTataagtattatgtccatatagtattttgtgtgtgtgtctttcatgactctattattatttatcaacaaattaaccgacttcataactagctagctaactaaggctaggttcataccgcggcatcccgatcgatcgggtccgatcacgtaattttcaaagtatcggaatctgcaaaaaaatatcggccatgcctttttaaaatatatattagggatgtgaaatgattaaaaattttaatcgagttaattacagcttaaaaattaattaattgtaattaattgcaattaatcgcagttcaaaccttctataaaatatgccatatttttctgtaaattattgttggaatggaaagataagacacaagatggatatatacattcaacatacggtacataagtactgtatttctttattataacaataaatcaacaagatggaattaccattattaatattttgttaaagcgatccatggatagaaagacttgtagttcttaaaagataaatgttaatacaagttatagaaattttatattaaaacccctcttcatgttttcgtttgaataaaattagtaaaattttcaatcaaaaaataaactagtagcccgccattattgatgtcaataattacacaatgctcatgggtgctgaagcccataaaatcagtcgcaccaaagtgcaagcagagggcggcaaaactccaaaaaacacaacaagtacacctttcactctgctgtcattttaaactgcttgagcggggcatttgtgcgttaattgcgtcaaatattttaacagcattaattttaaaaattaattaccgctcgttaatgcggtaattttgacagccctaatatatatatatttttttaaattaaatcgttttctaattgcatttaacgttgcagacataatatgttacactcatccagagtctttagtttaggcttaaggtagggttatcaaatttatcctgataacggcagtaattcattttgtaaaaaatgtatcacgttaaaatatttaacacaattaatggcTGCGTTgcgcgacccactcacgcattgtcgcgctcaacctgtaatggcgccgttttacctatgaagagagataaaaggcagcgtaaaatgagtagagtgaattttggcagcctttggagccttttttaataagctaaagccttacatttcCTCTCCCTacatttagaaatatcatgggaagcaatgtggggaatcaaggtagcaattgatctttttcttaacaccttatgttatttcccaacacagagaagatatatcaattggtagcactacgcacagtcatggttctacttcccatcatgcatttgggttgaatggctgcagtattatttactgaaagctcaacaaatacactagatggcaatatttagtcacaatatacaaagtcacaagtctttctatccgtggatccctctcacagatagaatgttaataatgtaaatgccatcttgaggatttactgtcataataaacaaatacagtacttatgtactgtatgttgaatgtatatattcgtccgagttttattcattttttcttaatgcattgccgaaatgtatatgatcgggaaaaattatcgggaatgattggaattgaatcgggagcaaaaaaaaaaaagcaatcggatcgggaaatatcgggattggcagatactcaaactaaaacgatcggatcgagagcaaaaaaaacatgatcggaacaaccctagttaatagAACAGATTGCTAACAATAGATGTTTAGTTCATTGAAACTGCCAAGATGTGGAAGAGTAACATTCACCTTTTGATAGCACTTACGGTTTTCTTAATGAGGTGCGCTCGACTGACAAATGCTGCGGAAGCTGGATTCAACAAGTCCTGGGTGAAATGCTCTCCCGCCGATCGGAATGTCAGCCAACGCGTTGCAAGAGCGGCGGTTGTTGCCGGTGTGATGGTTGTTGGTGCAGCTGCAACAATCAGGAAACATTAGGTGGGTGAATTCAGAAATGGATCTGGACTAGACCAGTTGGCGGAACGCTAAGTGGGTTGGTTGGTGAACCTGTTGGGGGGGTGGTAGGCGGAAGGCATGGCGGTGTGGTTGGCGGAGTCCATGGTCTGGTTGGCAGAGCGCATGGCGGTGTGGTTGGTGGAGTGCATGGCAGTGTTGTTGGTGGAGCGCATGCCGGTGTGGTTGGCGGAAGGCATGGCGGTGTGGTTTGCAGAGCGCATGGCAGTGTGGTTAGCAGAGCGAATTGCGGTGTGGTTGGCGGAGCCCATGGCGGAGCGCATGGCGGAGTAGTTGGTGGAGCACATGGCGGTCTGGTCAGCGGTGTGCATGGCAGTGTGGGTAGTGGAGCGCATGGCGGTGTGGTTGGCAGAGCGCATGGAGGTGTGGTTGGCGGCACGCATGGCGGTGTGGTTGGCGGAACGCATGGCGGTGTGGTTGGCGGAACCCATGGCGGTGTGGTTGGCGGAACGCATGGCGGTGTGGTTGGCGGAACCCATGGCGGTGTGGTTGGCGGAACCCATGGCGGTGTGGTTGGCGGAACCCATGGCGGCGGGGTAGTTGACGGCGCCGGGGTGGTGCACGGTGCACTCGGTGCCAGGGTGCTTGACGGCACTGGTGTGGTTGATGGAGCGCCAGGCGCCGGGGTGGTTGAAGGTGCCGGGGTGGTTGATGGGGTGCC
This sequence is a window from Corythoichthys intestinalis isolate RoL2023-P3 chromosome 13, ASM3026506v1, whole genome shotgun sequence. Protein-coding genes within it:
- the LOC130929237 gene encoding uncharacterized protein LOC130929237, producing MGSANHTAMGSANHTAMGSANHTAMRSANHTAMGSANHTAMRSANHTAMRAANHTSMRSANHTAMRSTTHTAMHTADQTAMCSTNYSAMRSAMGSANHTAIRSANHTAMRSANHTAMPSANHTGMRSTNNTAMHSTNHTAMRSANQTMDSANHTAMPSAYHPPNSCTNNHHTGNNRRSCNALADIPIGGRAFHPGLVESSFRSICQSSAPH